A genomic window from Litoreibacter janthinus includes:
- a CDS encoding LysR family transcriptional regulator, with translation MDWHDIPSLSALRAFEATARHNSFSAAARELNVTHAAIAQHVRGLEADFGAELVFRQGAGMGLTDAGRALALSLGEGFSTIASGVRDIRALRQNRPLTVGMTPTFAENWLMPRIGAFWTEHPEIELVLQPSYAVVDMRRDGLDLAIRYGHGEWAGLDTELLVNANYVVVGAPELAAKGEGSSMKDLCALPWVFETQRLEQRVWAQEVGLDLSCTPITKLPTNALVLSAARAGAGLSIQGRALVERDLKSGNLVCLHEAPLSTLGYYLVTRPVARSEALKIFVRWLKSVVAAEASG, from the coding sequence ATGGATTGGCACGACATTCCATCGCTCTCCGCGCTTCGGGCGTTTGAGGCCACTGCACGGCATAACAGCTTTTCAGCCGCCGCTCGGGAGTTAAACGTGACCCACGCCGCCATCGCGCAGCATGTGCGCGGTCTGGAGGCGGATTTCGGGGCAGAACTGGTCTTCCGTCAGGGTGCCGGCATGGGGCTGACGGATGCGGGGCGCGCGTTGGCCTTGTCGCTTGGCGAAGGCTTTTCCACGATAGCATCGGGAGTCCGAGATATCAGAGCTTTGCGGCAGAACCGGCCTTTGACTGTCGGCATGACCCCGACTTTCGCAGAGAACTGGCTAATGCCGCGCATCGGAGCGTTCTGGACCGAGCATCCTGAAATTGAGCTGGTCTTGCAGCCTTCTTACGCCGTGGTCGACATGCGGCGCGATGGGCTCGACCTCGCGATCCGGTATGGCCACGGGGAATGGGCTGGCCTCGACACCGAGCTTTTGGTGAACGCGAATTACGTTGTCGTTGGCGCGCCTGAGTTGGCGGCGAAGGGGGAAGGGTCTTCGATGAAAGACCTGTGCGCGCTGCCCTGGGTGTTCGAGACGCAACGGCTGGAGCAACGGGTCTGGGCGCAGGAGGTTGGGTTGGATTTGTCTTGCACTCCGATCACCAAGTTACCGACGAATGCTTTGGTCCTTTCCGCTGCGCGGGCAGGCGCGGGGCTATCAATCCAAGGCCGCGCCTTGGTGGAGCGGGATTTGAAAAGCGGTAATCTCGTTTGCCTCCACGAGGCCCCTCTCTCGACGTTGGGATACTACCTTGTGACCCGCCCAGTCGCGCGTTCGGAGGCGTTGAAGATCTTTGTGAGATGGCTGAAATCGGTCGTAGCGGCAGAGGCCTCGGGCTGA